From the Pseudoalteromonas tunicata genome, one window contains:
- a CDS encoding S24 family peptidase, translated as MLAMQQQLDFIAYIQRMLVEGDFSATYKFALLHALADISIEKHQIDSDLELQISFDELVEKFVTLYWHQATPFGGINNDTKQLLLQNTNSKKQAKIITTLHNAKLNNINSVSQLMKSNEFKSIRSSTLKTIKDGPLWLLQKLNGKDECFLYPHTKSSKYITLNAGIASCFRRFYDLVTYLAKNAWLQKIQSIKHNQTLIGPQSQLHDFLFGFDRNALTKAKPILVELQSNSCFYCQKPMKNDVEVDHFIPFARYANDLGHNFVAAHRTCNNNKRDFLAAQQHRERWQNQNLVVNSQIISNELSAYFHCDADKSLAVSNWAYQVAQANNAKLWLGNKDHFEQAKPTADIVAFPQAKQPELDQVAEPEVSLKSIDDALKLPFFPNLKIACGHFKTGDDSDMEFKTLPTGLGLSDKDLKTHFLAHASGNSMNGGKNPISDGDLLLLEWITPNNAGSLRDQIVAIEQDGESGEGQYLLRKVNKLPNGQYELIAKNPEYKVIIADEGMRTFARFKQVVAE; from the coding sequence ATGCTTGCCATGCAGCAGCAACTCGACTTTATTGCCTACATTCAGCGTATGCTGGTGGAGGGTGATTTTAGTGCAACCTATAAGTTTGCGTTATTGCATGCGCTTGCTGATATCAGTATTGAAAAGCACCAAATAGATTCAGATTTAGAATTACAAATATCATTTGATGAATTAGTTGAAAAATTTGTTACTTTATATTGGCATCAAGCAACGCCATTTGGTGGTATCAATAACGACACAAAGCAATTACTTCTACAGAACACTAATTCAAAAAAACAGGCTAAAATCATAACCACTCTTCATAATGCAAAATTAAATAACATCAACTCAGTAAGCCAATTAATGAAAAGTAATGAATTTAAAAGCATTCGGAGCTCTACATTAAAAACAATTAAAGATGGTCCTTTGTGGTTATTACAAAAGCTTAATGGCAAAGATGAATGTTTTTTATATCCGCATACTAAAAGTTCTAAATACATCACATTAAATGCTGGTATTGCCAGTTGTTTCAGGCGTTTTTACGACCTAGTAACGTACTTGGCTAAAAATGCATGGCTGCAAAAAATTCAAAGCATAAAGCACAACCAAACACTTATTGGCCCGCAAAGCCAACTACATGATTTTTTATTTGGCTTTGACCGCAATGCACTTACCAAAGCAAAACCTATTTTGGTAGAGCTGCAATCAAACAGCTGTTTTTATTGCCAAAAGCCAATGAAAAACGATGTTGAAGTCGATCATTTTATACCGTTTGCCCGCTACGCAAATGACTTAGGCCATAATTTTGTGGCAGCGCACCGCACATGTAATAACAACAAACGCGACTTTTTAGCTGCACAGCAGCACCGCGAGCGCTGGCAAAACCAAAATTTGGTTGTTAACAGCCAAATTATTAGCAACGAACTAAGTGCGTATTTTCACTGCGATGCAGATAAATCTCTCGCAGTAAGCAATTGGGCGTATCAGGTGGCACAAGCCAATAACGCAAAGTTATGGCTTGGAAATAAAGACCATTTTGAACAAGCAAAACCAACTGCCGACATAGTGGCTTTCCCACAAGCAAAACAACCTGAGTTAGATCAAGTCGCTGAGCCCGAAGTTAGCTTAAAATCAATTGATGATGCATTAAAGCTGCCATTTTTCCCTAATTTAAAAATCGCCTGCGGCCATTTTAAAACTGGTGACGACAGCGACATGGAATTTAAAACCCTGCCAACAGGACTTGGTTTGTCAGATAAAGATTTAAAAACGCACTTTTTAGCCCACGCCAGCGGTAACTCGATGAATGGCGGTAAAAACCCAATTTCTGATGGCGATTTACTGTTACTGGAATGGATCACCCCAAACAATGCAGGCTCACTGCGCGACCAAATTGTCGCCATCGAACAAGATGGCGAGAGCGGCGAAGGGCAATATTTACTGCGTAAAGTAAACAAACTCCCCAACGGGCAATATGAGTTAATCGCTAAAAATCCAGAGTATAAAGTGATTATTGCAGATGAAGGGATGAGAACGTTTGCAAGGTTTAAACAAGTGGTTGCAGAGTAG
- a CDS encoding class I SAM-dependent methyltransferase — protein sequence MTARTTDTTLDYYNQHAQEFVASTLDVDMSALYDAFLPLFANKIPNQTLILDAGCGSGRDALYFKKQGYFVRAMDASPALVDIAASVLNQPVALKTFTEIDDVNTFDGIWCCASLLHVPHNELAQVFNKLTTALKTEGVLYVSFKYGEGERTHNGRTFTDLNEQGLAALKQPIPELNIHKTWITGDQRKGRENEQWLNAILIKSGRV from the coding sequence ATGACAGCTAGAACAACGGATACCACCCTCGATTATTACAATCAACATGCGCAAGAATTCGTCGCTTCAACCTTAGACGTTGATATGAGCGCACTTTACGATGCGTTTTTACCGCTGTTTGCCAACAAAATTCCCAATCAAACCCTCATTTTAGATGCTGGATGTGGCAGCGGCCGCGATGCGCTGTATTTTAAAAAACAGGGTTATTTTGTACGTGCAATGGACGCAAGCCCAGCGCTGGTGGACATTGCAGCAAGCGTTTTAAACCAGCCTGTTGCGCTCAAAACCTTTACCGAAATTGACGATGTAAATACTTTTGATGGTATTTGGTGCTGCGCTAGCTTATTGCATGTGCCACATAACGAGCTGGCGCAGGTATTTAACAAACTTACGACCGCGCTTAAAACAGAAGGGGTGTTGTATGTCAGTTTCAAATACGGCGAAGGTGAACGAACTCACAATGGCCGAACGTTTACCGATTTAAACGAGCAAGGTCTCGCCGCGCTTAAACAACCAATACCTGAACTTAACATTCATAAAACCTGGATCACCGGCGACCAACGCAAAGGGCGCGAAAACGAACAATGGCTCAATGCGATATTGATTAAAAGCGGGCGTGTTTAA
- a CDS encoding amidohydrolase produces the protein MANGQNDLVEAMGIHNGKIIAIGEFDDVKKAMPANSDIVYLTHGHTLLPGLIEPHLHILPTSLFNCGISVSPFNGQYLNPHYNRASVLAILKANIPSNPSDWLFGGDVDPSLFVNGEKEFNADVLNDVSKQNPIFLMNASMHLAYINKAAIDLVAKKGVICNDNGVLHEIDEIMPVLSLLPKPSNEAFTKQVNLLFANASKRGVTYIYDAGIDAPASNKDFDQVAFLKHLAHQPDCKIRIGGSLVAPHLKDFNSHIKGKYAPNQGDEKFNLAFIKVVADGSNQGLTGYQYTPYDCDENYTPYQAENADIEKQNNVGLFNYGYPVEFDALISTAHDNGWPVMIHANGDHAMERTLKAFDNAYGNGSSFTYRNRIEHASLLSDTNLSDMARLGVSPSFLIGHAGYWGWVFSQTILGQTRTQQLDRCHSALHQYNMRITLHSDYSVTPLGPLRMMEQAIARKMEGAPKELGPQILNSAECITRFEALKAVTYDAAWQCYAEQWVGSLEVGKCADFVILEQSPLTYVAPHSANSVAGMRDIPVIETWKAGKRVYLNEELYEEKTIVVKKPLSGVEICEKIINVGA, from the coding sequence ATGGCTAATGGTCAAAACGACTTGGTTGAAGCAATGGGTATTCATAATGGCAAAATTATCGCTATTGGTGAATTTGATGATGTTAAAAAAGCCATGCCAGCTAACAGTGACATTGTGTATTTAACCCATGGCCATACCTTATTACCAGGTTTGATTGAACCGCATTTACATATTTTACCGACGTCACTGTTTAATTGTGGCATTTCGGTCAGCCCATTTAATGGTCAATATTTAAACCCGCATTACAATCGGGCCAGTGTGCTTGCTATTTTAAAAGCGAATATTCCAAGTAATCCAAGCGATTGGTTATTTGGTGGCGATGTTGATCCATCTTTGTTTGTTAATGGTGAAAAAGAGTTTAATGCTGATGTGCTCAATGACGTATCTAAACAAAACCCGATATTTTTAATGAATGCATCTATGCATTTAGCGTATATCAATAAGGCGGCGATTGACCTTGTAGCTAAAAAAGGCGTGATCTGTAACGACAATGGCGTTTTGCACGAAATTGATGAAATTATGCCTGTCCTGAGCTTGTTGCCAAAGCCAAGCAATGAGGCTTTTACTAAACAGGTCAATTTATTGTTTGCCAATGCCAGTAAACGTGGTGTTACCTATATTTATGATGCAGGAATAGATGCGCCAGCATCAAACAAAGACTTTGATCAAGTCGCTTTTTTAAAACACCTAGCCCACCAGCCAGACTGTAAAATTCGCATTGGCGGTTCGCTTGTTGCCCCTCATTTAAAAGACTTTAATTCCCATATTAAAGGCAAGTACGCACCCAACCAAGGTGATGAAAAGTTTAATTTAGCGTTTATTAAAGTGGTTGCCGATGGCTCAAACCAAGGGTTAACGGGCTATCAATACACCCCTTATGATTGTGACGAAAATTATACGCCGTACCAAGCTGAAAACGCGGATATAGAAAAACAAAACAATGTCGGTCTATTTAATTATGGTTATCCGGTTGAATTTGATGCCCTCATTAGCACCGCTCATGATAACGGCTGGCCAGTGATGATCCACGCCAATGGCGACCATGCAATGGAGCGTACCCTTAAAGCGTTTGATAACGCGTATGGTAACGGCTCGTCATTCACTTATCGTAATCGAATTGAACATGCTTCGTTATTAAGTGATACCAATCTCAGTGATATGGCTCGCTTAGGTGTGTCGCCAAGCTTTTTAATTGGCCACGCGGGTTATTGGGGCTGGGTGTTTAGCCAAACAATTTTAGGCCAAACGCGCACTCAACAACTCGACCGCTGTCATTCGGCTTTACATCAATACAATATGCGCATTACGTTGCACAGCGACTACAGCGTTACGCCACTTGGCCCACTTCGTATGATGGAACAAGCCATAGCGCGTAAAATGGAAGGCGCACCTAAAGAGCTTGGGCCACAAATACTTAATAGTGCCGAGTGTATTACTCGCTTTGAAGCCTTAAAAGCCGTGACCTATGACGCAGCTTGGCAATGTTACGCCGAGCAATGGGTTGGCTCTCTTGAAGTAGGTAAATGTGCCGACTTTGTTATTTTAGAGCAATCTCCTTTAACATATGTTGCACCTCATAGCGCTAACTCAGTAGCAGGTATGCGAGATATTCCTGTGATTGAAACTTGGAAAGCCGGTAAACGGGTTTATCTTAATGAAGAGCTCTACGAGGAAAAAACCATCGTAGTGAAAAAGCCCCTGTCGGGTGTTGAGATTTGTGAAAAAATTATTAATGTTGGTGCATAA
- a CDS encoding DUF885 domain-containing protein, which translates to MIKKTFKWLGALLLLALLGGGAFIAHEWYGDKPVRFKSYVDRTMVKMAFDSPETLTSLGFLESIGIKGHNANLDDASLAKDNELYDMLPQIRQGVAQYADEDLDKSDRMSKEIALYLLDYAAVATQFRFHSYPVNQLFGIQNGFPSFMDAQHQVNTVEDAKNYISRLSQVKRQFSQSLEGLKLREEKGIIPPRFVIDRVLDEMQTFVAQPIDQNILYVSLQDKMIKAEQTAQTNNKSVFSAQEQAQILSQVSTQMQASVHPAYQLFIDYFTSLKAKSTTDDGFWKLPDGDKAYASLLKFFTTTEYTADFIHQTGLTEVARIQGEILTILASEGFDISQGFTPAIDTLKAQPQFYYPDTDEGRAQILADYQTILDEVSAGLNDAFNVRPKAGMKVRRIPEFKEKTAPGAYYQQPAIDGSRPGLFFANLYDIKATPKYSMRTLAYHEGIPGHHFQIAIGMEAEGLPLFRKMSPFTAYTEGWALYAEQVAWELGFQKDPYDNIGRLQAELFRAVRLVVDTGIHHKRWTREQAINYMLANTGMAESDVTSEIERYIVMPGQATSYKVGMMKILEIRAAAKQRLGEQFSLSEFHDVVLTNGAVPLDILARIVDDYVTEKLNNPAK; encoded by the coding sequence ATGATTAAAAAAACCTTTAAATGGCTGGGCGCGTTATTGCTGCTGGCTTTGCTAGGTGGTGGCGCGTTTATAGCCCACGAGTGGTATGGCGATAAACCTGTTCGTTTTAAATCCTACGTTGATCGCACTATGGTCAAAATGGCTTTTGATAGCCCAGAAACCTTAACATCACTCGGGTTTTTAGAAAGTATTGGTATTAAAGGTCACAATGCAAACTTAGATGATGCAAGCCTTGCCAAAGACAATGAATTGTACGATATGTTGCCACAAATTCGCCAAGGTGTGGCGCAATATGCCGATGAAGATTTAGACAAATCAGACCGCATGTCTAAAGAAATTGCGTTGTACCTGCTTGATTATGCCGCAGTAGCAACTCAATTTCGTTTTCATTCTTATCCTGTAAATCAGTTGTTTGGGATTCAAAATGGCTTCCCAAGTTTTATGGATGCCCAGCACCAAGTCAATACTGTGGAAGATGCGAAGAACTACATTAGCCGTTTATCGCAAGTCAAACGTCAATTTAGCCAAAGTTTAGAAGGGCTTAAATTACGCGAAGAAAAAGGCATTATTCCGCCGCGTTTTGTTATCGACCGTGTGCTTGATGAAATGCAGACATTTGTTGCTCAACCCATAGATCAAAATATTCTCTATGTATCGCTGCAAGATAAAATGATTAAAGCCGAGCAAACGGCGCAAACAAATAACAAATCAGTATTTAGTGCCCAAGAGCAGGCCCAAATTTTAAGCCAAGTCAGCACGCAAATGCAGGCTTCGGTGCATCCCGCGTATCAACTTTTTATTGATTATTTCACCAGCTTAAAAGCAAAATCGACCACAGATGATGGCTTTTGGAAACTACCAGATGGTGATAAAGCCTACGCTAGTCTGTTAAAGTTTTTTACCACCACAGAGTATACCGCCGATTTTATTCATCAAACGGGTTTGACAGAAGTTGCTCGGATCCAAGGTGAAATTTTAACTATTTTAGCCAGCGAAGGGTTTGATATTAGCCAAGGTTTTACCCCAGCAATCGACACGCTAAAAGCGCAACCACAGTTTTATTATCCAGATACCGATGAAGGCCGCGCGCAAATTTTGGCTGATTACCAAACCATTCTTGATGAAGTCAGTGCTGGCCTTAATGATGCATTTAATGTGCGACCAAAAGCAGGCATGAAAGTACGTCGCATTCCAGAATTTAAAGAAAAAACCGCGCCTGGGGCGTATTATCAGCAACCGGCCATTGATGGCTCGCGGCCTGGTTTATTTTTTGCCAACTTGTACGATATAAAAGCCACTCCTAAATATTCAATGCGTACACTGGCGTATCATGAAGGCATTCCGGGCCATCATTTTCAAATTGCCATTGGCATGGAAGCCGAAGGGTTACCCCTGTTTAGAAAAATGTCGCCATTTACTGCCTATACCGAAGGCTGGGCGCTTTATGCCGAACAAGTCGCGTGGGAATTAGGTTTTCAAAAAGACCCGTATGACAACATTGGCCGCTTACAAGCTGAGTTATTTCGTGCAGTGAGATTAGTCGTTGATACCGGCATTCATCATAAACGTTGGACTCGTGAGCAAGCCATTAACTACATGTTAGCCAATACAGGTATGGCAGAGTCTGATGTTACCTCTGAAATTGAGCGTTACATTGTAATGCCAGGTCAAGCAACCTCATACAAAGTAGGCATGATGAAAATTCTTGAAATTCGCGCAGCAGCAAAACAGCGTTTAGGTGAGCAATTTAGTTTGTCTGAGTTTCACGATGTGGTGTTGACCAATGGTGCAGTCCCGTTAGACATTTTGGCTCGTATTGTTGATGACTATGTGACAGAAAAATTAAATAACCCGGCAAAATAG
- a CDS encoding TonB-dependent receptor — protein MKINLAMSSIACAVLFALGNHTAQAEEANQTTNNKVERIVVSGTPAGMGVRKIDASYAVTNIDEEQIIKLSPKSTADLFKAVPGVWVESSGGESGANVFVRGFPGGGDAPFLTLSMEGSPIYPAPTLSFLENSSLFRIDETIETMEALRGGPNPVVSNGQPGLTTNFRLKRGSEDSKGLFKYTTSDYDLQRVDAVISGEIADDLYFMMGGYVKSSPGIRDAGFTSEKGNQFTINITKVLDNGEINFYTRQTDDHGAWYLPTPLNVEGIDAKYTQLGTLNRKATIFTGPNNEAHQIDMGDGRGWEGHVSGGSIKLEFANGWAFSDRFNITKGDANTLGLVPAGSATTLGAVADNSSTAIGAVTGTVYTANTPVQQLGRWVVLKEISSFTNDLAFSKQFGDLSTAFGYYSATTSANDWWSLGNTAYHVLEASGEMLNGIACNQNPAGCDFNYDINSSGDARTNAFYATAQYKFTQLLTFDAGLRNESHEVEYSVDEDLDGIFNKTVQYDENKTSWTIGINYSLDDDMGVFARINRGYKMPYFDDFRDNYGAYQAGEKLIKEVTQAEVGYKLMTKSTDFFATLFTNEVKGDTFVRRPGEPAEILTNQAYGVELDYSYNHESGFSVNLNSTFQSTEITQSPANKGNEAQRQPKWQMRVTPSYDFELDGMYATIYGTISAVDDRFGNNENTVVLDGYEKIDLGLILEPMEGIKLQLAIDNLSNEQGITEGDPRNADAPNGRYIMPRTTRFSVSYEF, from the coding sequence ATGAAAATTAACCTAGCAATGAGCTCTATTGCGTGTGCAGTATTGTTTGCACTTGGCAATCACACAGCTCAAGCCGAAGAAGCAAACCAAACCACCAATAATAAAGTAGAACGAATCGTGGTATCTGGCACGCCAGCGGGTATGGGTGTACGTAAAATCGATGCAAGTTATGCTGTAACTAACATTGACGAAGAGCAAATTATTAAACTGTCACCTAAAAGCACTGCCGATTTATTTAAAGCTGTCCCTGGGGTTTGGGTTGAAAGTTCCGGTGGTGAGTCTGGCGCAAATGTGTTTGTTCGTGGTTTTCCAGGTGGTGGTGATGCGCCATTTTTAACGCTCAGTATGGAAGGATCGCCAATTTATCCGGCACCCACACTCTCATTTTTAGAAAATTCGTCCCTATTTAGAATCGATGAAACCATTGAAACCATGGAAGCACTCAGAGGTGGGCCAAATCCTGTGGTATCAAACGGTCAGCCAGGTTTAACCACAAACTTTCGTTTAAAACGTGGCTCTGAAGATAGCAAAGGTTTATTTAAATACACCACCTCAGATTATGATTTACAACGAGTTGATGCGGTTATCAGTGGTGAAATAGCAGACGACCTTTATTTTATGATGGGTGGTTATGTAAAAAGTTCGCCGGGTATTCGTGATGCTGGATTTACCTCAGAAAAAGGCAATCAATTTACGATTAACATTACTAAGGTACTCGATAATGGCGAAATTAATTTTTATACCCGTCAAACTGATGATCATGGTGCATGGTATTTGCCAACGCCGTTAAACGTTGAGGGTATTGATGCAAAATACACCCAATTGGGTACTTTAAACCGCAAAGCTACAATTTTTACAGGGCCAAACAATGAGGCACACCAAATTGATATGGGTGATGGCCGTGGTTGGGAAGGTCATGTATCAGGTGGTAGCATTAAACTTGAGTTTGCAAATGGCTGGGCATTTTCCGATCGCTTTAATATCACCAAAGGTGATGCCAATACATTGGGTTTAGTGCCAGCGGGATCAGCAACGACGCTTGGCGCAGTTGCTGACAATAGCTCAACCGCAATTGGGGCTGTAACTGGTACGGTTTATACCGCTAATACCCCAGTACAACAACTTGGCCGCTGGGTAGTGCTCAAAGAAATCAGTTCATTTACCAATGATTTAGCTTTTTCAAAACAGTTTGGTGATTTATCTACTGCCTTTGGTTATTACAGTGCAACAACATCGGCAAACGATTGGTGGAGCTTAGGCAATACTGCTTATCATGTATTAGAAGCGTCAGGCGAAATGCTAAATGGGATCGCGTGTAATCAAAACCCAGCAGGCTGTGATTTTAATTATGATATTAATTCATCAGGTGATGCCCGTACCAATGCATTTTATGCCACAGCGCAATATAAATTTACCCAGCTGCTGACCTTTGATGCCGGCCTTCGAAATGAAAGCCATGAAGTAGAGTACAGCGTTGATGAAGACCTCGATGGCATATTTAATAAAACCGTGCAATACGATGAAAACAAAACCTCGTGGACTATAGGCATTAACTATTCACTTGACGATGACATGGGGGTCTTTGCTCGTATTAATCGTGGTTATAAAATGCCTTACTTTGATGATTTCAGAGATAACTACGGTGCATATCAGGCAGGTGAAAAACTGATTAAAGAAGTGACGCAAGCGGAAGTGGGTTATAAGTTAATGACCAAAAGTACCGACTTTTTTGCCACTTTATTTACCAATGAAGTCAAAGGTGACACATTTGTCCGCCGCCCGGGAGAACCGGCAGAAATCCTGACAAATCAAGCTTATGGGGTCGAACTTGATTACAGCTATAATCATGAGTCGGGTTTTTCGGTCAATCTAAACTCAACCTTTCAATCAACAGAAATCACTCAAAGCCCGGCAAACAAGGGAAACGAAGCCCAGCGCCAACCTAAATGGCAAATGCGTGTCACACCCAGTTATGATTTTGAACTAGACGGTATGTATGCAACCATATATGGCACAATATCGGCAGTTGATGACCGTTTTGGTAATAACGAAAATACAGTGGTACTTGATGGCTATGAAAAAATTGATTTAGGTTTGATTTTAGAACCAATGGAAGGCATTAAATTGCAATTAGCCATTGATAACTTAAGCAACGAACAAGGCATTACCGAAGGTGATCCTCGTAATGCAGATGCACCAAATGGGCGCTACATTATGCCTCGTACGACCCGTTTTAGTGTTAGTTATGAATTTTAA
- a CDS encoding LacI family DNA-binding transcriptional regulator has translation MNNKKLKLTDLAKLAGVSTSTVSRALNNNPLIKQETRDKLQHLAKQHNFSLNTAASRLRSQKTNVVAVIINFDGDTEQSINDPFLLKVVGEINLALNKQGLELLLSNSFMAGDDWANYFINSRRADGIIVVGQGKSPINIEAAANAGVPLVVWGDPKTPSNYPIVGSDNFVGGRIATEHLLACGAKHILFLGDPAHAEIAERYRGYLAALAAVKASPQVVSIDITSSAAYLGINQLLVEKGLCFDGIMACSDMVALGAMKALKERYISIPNDVALVGFDDIAMADISHPSLSSIRQNTQRASVLLVEKLLAQLQGETAQSQVVDIELINRQSTKR, from the coding sequence ATGAATAACAAGAAATTAAAGTTAACGGATTTAGCCAAGCTTGCTGGCGTTTCTACTTCAACTGTTTCGCGTGCTTTAAACAATAACCCATTGATAAAGCAAGAAACTCGAGACAAATTACAGCATTTGGCCAAACAGCATAACTTTAGTTTAAACACTGCGGCTAGCCGTCTACGATCACAAAAAACCAATGTGGTTGCAGTGATAATTAATTTTGATGGTGATACTGAGCAGTCGATTAATGACCCTTTTTTGCTAAAAGTGGTCGGCGAAATAAATCTAGCGTTAAACAAGCAAGGATTAGAGTTATTGCTTTCGAACTCCTTTATGGCTGGGGATGATTGGGCCAATTATTTCATTAACAGCCGTCGTGCTGATGGCATTATTGTGGTTGGCCAAGGTAAAAGCCCGATAAACATTGAAGCGGCGGCCAACGCTGGTGTGCCTTTGGTGGTATGGGGCGACCCTAAAACTCCCAGTAATTACCCTATTGTTGGCAGTGACAACTTTGTTGGCGGACGCATAGCCACTGAACATTTATTAGCATGTGGCGCCAAACATATTTTGTTTTTAGGTGATCCTGCGCATGCCGAAATAGCAGAGCGTTATCGCGGTTATCTTGCTGCGCTTGCTGCTGTTAAAGCCTCGCCACAGGTGGTATCAATTGATATTACTAGTAGCGCTGCATACCTTGGAATAAATCAATTGCTGGTTGAAAAAGGACTCTGTTTTGATGGCATCATGGCATGCAGTGACATGGTTGCTCTTGGGGCAATGAAAGCGTTAAAAGAGCGCTACATTAGCATTCCAAATGATGTTGCTCTAGTTGGTTTTGATGATATTGCGATGGCCGATATTAGCCACCCTTCTTTGTCTAGTATTAGACAAAATACCCAACGTGCATCGGTTTTGTTAGTTGAGAAGCTGCTTGCTCAACTACAAGGCGAAACAGCACAGTCCCAAGTTGTTGATATTGAATTAATTAATCGTCAATCTACCAAACGTTAA
- a CDS encoding MFS transporter translates to MNPIRITIALACSYFVFAILLNSVGTVILQSINSFDVTKVQASVLEGYKDLTIALVSFVIASFIPRIGYKFAMLFALAAVALICLLIPTIAQFYGFKLLFAVIGCSFAIMKISVYSVIGQVTDGANKHSALLNTIEGIFMLGVLSGYWVFSGFIDNTDVHSKTWLDVYYLLAAFVGVAFLAVLVAPIKAQNAGQLPHNQWQAFIEMLKLTYKPLVIIFIISAFLYVLIEQGVGTWLPTFNNQVLKLPVDISIQLASVFAAALALGRLVAGQMLRFIGWYQLLLGCLLAMAALVLLVLPLTHHVDGSNINSLLDVPLAAYLLPLIGFFMAPLYPLLNSVMLSSLEQHQHAAMTGLIVVFSALGGTTGSIITGLVFDTLSGQHAFYLTLIPISFLLISVTLFKKMTLSLHPSAS, encoded by the coding sequence ATGAATCCAATAAGAATAACCATAGCGCTCGCATGCAGCTATTTTGTGTTCGCAATTTTACTCAACAGCGTCGGCACTGTCATCTTGCAGTCCATTAATAGTTTTGACGTTACCAAAGTTCAAGCTTCTGTTTTAGAAGGATATAAAGATTTAACCATCGCATTGGTATCGTTTGTTATTGCTTCGTTTATTCCCCGTATTGGTTATAAATTTGCCATGCTGTTTGCGCTGGCAGCTGTCGCTTTAATCTGTTTACTGATCCCCACTATTGCGCAATTTTATGGATTTAAACTGCTGTTTGCGGTCATTGGCTGTAGTTTTGCAATTATGAAAATCTCAGTTTATTCGGTGATTGGTCAAGTGACTGATGGCGCAAATAAACATTCTGCGCTGTTAAACACCATTGAAGGCATCTTTATGCTGGGTGTGTTATCTGGTTATTGGGTATTTTCGGGTTTTATTGATAATACAGATGTACACAGTAAAACCTGGCTTGATGTTTATTATTTACTAGCAGCCTTTGTTGGTGTGGCATTTTTAGCGGTGCTTGTTGCGCCAATCAAAGCACAAAATGCTGGTCAATTACCACATAATCAATGGCAAGCATTTATCGAAATGCTAAAACTCACTTACAAACCGCTCGTCATTATTTTTATTATTAGCGCATTTTTATATGTCTTGATTGAACAAGGTGTCGGTACTTGGTTACCAACGTTTAATAATCAAGTACTTAAATTGCCAGTTGATATTAGCATTCAACTTGCGAGTGTTTTTGCCGCAGCCCTGGCGCTGGGTCGTTTAGTGGCTGGCCAAATGCTGCGTTTTATCGGCTGGTATCAGCTCCTGTTAGGCTGTTTACTCGCGATGGCGGCATTAGTATTACTGGTTTTACCTCTAACTCACCATGTTGATGGCAGTAATATTAATAGTCTGCTTGATGTGCCTTTAGCGGCCTATTTGTTGCCATTGATTGGTTTTTTTATGGCTCCTTTATATCCATTACTTAACTCCGTCATGCTGAGCTCACTTGAGCAACATCAACATGCAGCTATGACAGGGTTAATTGTTGTTTTTTCAGCGTTAGGTGGCACAACTGGCTCGATTATCACCGGTTTAGTCTTTGATACTCTCAGTGGCCAACATGCTTTTTATCTGACGTTAATCCCAATTAGCTTTTTATTAATTAGCGTTACTCTTTTTAAAAAAATGACTCTCAGCCTGCACCCAAGCGCCAGTTAA